The proteins below come from a single Malus domestica chromosome 03, GDT2T_hap1 genomic window:
- the LOC103418874 gene encoding uncharacterized protein, with protein sequence MKLSENLRLRLFNRAFDSSKCDKTIVLVVDRIRKLRKRKEEDIVKMRNKISALLQCGQEPINKTCTARILIEDLIREENILEAYVLIKGFCNLVRGRLLVIQVQRECPENLKQAISSLIFAAKKCFHEIPELLTLEKFFKKKYGSDFVLAATQTNCVTPVMVEKLSNRNSTDEEIEKIIHQIAKPCNINGEQQAWNCHPTAPYLYDGVAYNAFLNYK encoded by the coding sequence ATGAAGCTCAGCGAGAACTTGAGGCTTAGGCTTTTCAACAGGGCTTTCGACTCCTCAAAATGTGACAAAACAATAGTGTTGGTGGTGGATAGGATACGCAAGTTAAGGAAGAGGAAAGAGGAGGACATTGTGAAGATGAGGAACAAAATTTCTGCTCTCTTGCAGTGTGGTCAAGagccaattaataaaacttgcACTGCTCGTATTTTGATCGAAGATCTGATAAGAGAAGAAAACATTTTGGAGGCGTACGTGTTGATCAAGGGTTTTTGTAACTTAGTTAGGGGTAGGCTCTTAGTTATTCAAGTGCAGAGGGAATGCCCCGAAAATTTAAAACAAGCGATTAGTAGTTTAATTTTTGCAGCTAAAAAATGCTTCCACGAGATTCCAGAATTATTGACacttgagaaattttttaagaAGAAGTATGGAAGTGATTTTGTGCTTGCGGCTACTCAAACCAACTGTGTTACTCCCGTGATGGTTGAGAAGCTCTCAAATAGAAACTCTACAGACGAAGAAATAGAGAAGATTATTCATCAAATAGCCAAGCCATGCAATATAAATGGAGAACAACAAGCGTGGAACTGTCATCCCACAGCACCATACTTATATGATGGAGTTGCGTACAATGCTTTTCTCAATTATAAGTGA